taataagtgTAAGGAAtggataattaaataaatgagacttattcttctttatctttctaCATGAAATATAGAAATATACGTATGATAATCTATTCTATTCTTGTCTTCAAATTCGAATtcaattcgaatttttattttatttaagaaataaaaaataaagagtttCTTACAAATTCACGAAGGATTCGTTAGAATTCAATCCAACAACAGGATTCTTAGTAAAAATAGAGATTCTCGGAAGATATAGTAGAAAGAAAAGATACTCTATATCTATCTTTTCTatatttgaattatatataCTATACATACAAAGCAAGAAGGAAAGATGACCTtcggtttattttatttgccttgcccaatttgaattttgaagaagGAACCATTTTTTGATCTTGTTGCTAGAGGTTTCCTAATTAATAATCAGGAATATcggtagaaaaaaaaagaattatccGCACGATTCTTTCTACAATTTACAATTAAATATTATGATTATgtcaccaaagaaaaaagaaagtcttctttagaattttgactttgattccgATAAACTACCTAATTGTTCGCTACAAATACAAAAATgtaactaaataaaataaaaataatttgacttAAGGCTCCACTTAACTTAATAagtgaattttaattcaaaggaaaaaaagcgtGAAGCTTAAATAACTCACTCAGAACACCCTTTAAAGGATTACGTGGTACGATTGGATCGAATAAGCCCTTATGGAATAAATATTCAGCCGCTTGTGAACCTTCAGGTACTATCTTATTCAATGTTTGTTCAATTACTCTTTTACCTGCGAATGCAATGTAAGCATTAGGTTCGGCAATAATAATATCCCCCAACATCCCAAAACTAGCCGTTACCCCACCAGTAGTAGGAGATGTAAGGATTGATACATAGAATAACTTTTTATGGGATTGATAATCATATAAAGCAGCAGATATTTTAGCCATTTGCATCAAGCTCAAGCTTCCTTCTTGCATACGTGCTCCTCCGGAAGCACACACTAGAATCAGAGGTAAAAATTGATTGGTAGCATACTCGATCAAACGGGTGATTTTCTCGCCTACTACGGATCCCATACTACCCCCCATAAACTGAAAATCCATAACTCCAATTGCTATGGGAATACCGTTTAGTCGACCTGTGCCTGTTTGAACAGCATCGGTTAATCCTGTCTTTCTTTGATAAGAATCAATACGATCTTTATAAGGTTCCTCCTCCGAATGAAATTCAATAGGATCCAGAGAAACCATGTCTTCATCCATAGGATCCCAAGTACCTGGATCAATCGAAAGTTCGATTCGATCTGAACTACTCATTTTCAAATGATATCCACATTGGTCACAAATATTCATTTTGGACTTCAAAAGTTTCTTATAATTTAATCCATAACAATTTTCGCATTGAACCCACAAATGCCTATATTTTTGACTCAAATCGAAATCAGTAGAATTTTCTCTTCGAGTGAAATCAATACCATTCCTGCTAGTTCTTATACTGGAGCTCCCCCTTTCATTACTATTTCTACTTTCACCATAAATGTAACTAGAAATGTAATTGTCACTGGAATTGTCACTACTACTTAAAATGGAACTCTCAATACAGATTTGAGAACCAAGATAAGAGTTAATGCAACTAGTAATGTGATTATTCCAACTGTATTTAGTATCATACATGGAACGATCACAGGGCGGATCATCATTCTTAGATCCATTCTTCAGATAAGCGTAAGTCCGATAACTAAAAAAAGAACTTTCTCGTTCACTCAGTAAAGAAGGATCATTGTCAATctcaaaaatttgattagtAATATCAAAATATATGGAATAAATATTCCTATTACTATCTCGAACTAAAAAGGTGTCATCAGAGAGAAAATTACGAACGTCCCTGACGCCCACGAAATGCGTAGCATTACTGTAACTAGAACTTTCACTCCAACTATGAATCTTTTTATCCGTATCGTTTCTAACCGGATCTTCACTTACACTGGTTTTTTCAATAGGATTACCAAACCTATCAATTGATTTACTTAGCCCACACCTGTATTCTAATTTTCCTTTATACAACATCGAATTGAACCACCATTTTTCCATAGAACTTTCTTACCCCTATTTACGTGAAAATACAATAGATGAATAGTCATTcgatgaaaaatcatttgaatatttcattttctatcgGAATAAGCATAGAGATCCAATCACTAGATCATTAACTAATAAAATAAGGAATGAGTATTGAAAAAaaggattttcttttgttttgtgagAACCCGGAGTATTACTTCACTATAGTTATATATGATggaactcttttttatttttattatagaatattctaaattcttttttttaatatttgaaattgaaatagcGATTTCCTTCCTTCATCTTGTGTCAAATTCGCctcgaaaaaaagaaatatttgttcttttttatcaatAACTTTTTTCGTAAAATCTCGTCTATTCCAACACGGAACGAAAAGGACAATATACAGGATGGGTAGAAGGGGTTGTGATACTTGACTCCATTCATGATCCGAAACTAAGGGATTTAAAGAATACACCAATCCTAAAGATCCATAAGATTAATTGTGGATCCAACACAACAAACAAGAGCAAACAATAGAAGCATTTGAATTGTTTATTTGGTTATGTTTTTTTATCTTGTATATCTAGATAAATATATCTAGATATGAGATAGATCGAATAAATAGAATCTTTGTATTCGGCTCAATCCTTTTAGTAAAAGATTGGGCCGAGTTTAGTTGCAATTCAATTAAGAGAACGAACGGTAATTATTGGATTACAAAGTATCCATTGCttcgaattcaaatttgatcTCTTTCCATACTTCACAAGCAGCAGCTAGTTCAGGACTCCATTTGCTAGCCTCACGGATAATTTCATTACCCTCACGAGCAAGATCACGTCCCTCATTACGAGCTTGTACGCATGCTTCTAGAGCTACTCGATTAGCTACGGCACCCGGTGCATTTCCCCAAGGGTGTCCTAAAGTTCCTCCGCCGAATTGTAGTACGGAATCATCTCCAAAGATCTCGGTCAGAGCAGGCATATGCCAAACGTGAATACCCCCAGAAGCTACGGGCAGAACACCTGGTAGAGAGACCCAATCTTGAGTGAAATAAATACCGCGGCTTCGatctttttcaataaaatcatCACGTAGTAAATCAACAAAGCCCAAAGTAATGTCTCTTTCTCCTTCAAGTTTACCTACTACAGTACCAGCGTGAATATGATCTCCACCAGACATACGTAAGGCTTTAGCTAGTACCCTAAAGTGCATACCATGATTTTTCTGTCTATCAATAACTGCATGCATTGCACGATGGATGTGAAGAAGTAGACCATTATCTCGGCAATAATGAGCCAAGCTAGTATTTGCAGTGAATCCCCCTGTTAAGTAGTCATGCATTACGATAGGAACTCCCAATTCTCTGGCAAATACAGCCCTTTTGATCATTTCTTCGCATGTACCTGCAGTAGCATTCAAGTAATGCCCTTTGATTTCACCTGTTTCAGCCTGTGATTTAAAAATGGCTTCGGCACAAAATAAGAAACGGTCTCTCCAACGCATAAATGGTTGTGAGTTCACGTTCTCATCATCTTTCGTAAAATCAAGTCCACCACGAAGACATTCATAAACTGCTCTACCGTAGTTCTTAGCGGATAACCCCAATTTCGGTTTAATAGTACATCCCAATAGGGGACGCccatatttgttcaatttatcTCTCTCAACTTGGATGCCATGAGGCGGGCCTTGGAAAGTTTTCGTATAGGAAGGAGGGATTCGCAGATCCTCCAGACGTAGAGCGCGCAGGGCTTTGAACCCAAATACATTACCCACAATGGAAGTAAACATATTAGTAACAGAACCTTCTTCAAAAAGGTCTAAAGGGTAAGCTACATAAcatatat
This Eucalyptus grandis isolate ANBG69807.140 chromosome 7, ASM1654582v1, whole genome shotgun sequence DNA region includes the following protein-coding sequences:
- the LOC120295293 gene encoding ribulose bisphosphate carboxylase large chain — its product is MSCREGLMSPQTETKASVGFKAGVKDYKLTYYTPDYETKDTDILAAFRVTPQPGVPPEEAGAAVAAESSTGTWTTVWTDGLTSLDRYKGRCYHIEPVAGEENQYICYVAYPLDLFEEGSVTNMFTSIVGNVFGFKALRALRLEDLRIPPSYTKTFQGPPHGIQVERDKLNKYGRPLLGCTIKPKLGLSAKNYGRAVYECLRGGLDFTKDDENVNSQPFMRWRDRFLFCAEAIFKSQAETGEIKGHYLNATAGTCEEMIKRAVFARELGVPIVMHDYLTGGFTANTSLAHYCRDNGLLLHIHRAMHAVIDRQKNHGMHFRVLAKALRMSGGDHIHAGTVVGKLEGERDITLGFVDLLRDDFIEKDRSRGIYFTQDWVSLPGVLPVASGGIHVWHMPALTEIFGDDSVLQFGGGTLGHPWGNAPGAVANRVALEACVQARNEGRDLAREGNEIIREASKWSPELAAACEVWKEIKFEFEAMDTL